A window of Elusimicrobiaceae bacterium contains these coding sequences:
- a CDS encoding DUF1232 domain-containing protein, whose product MSKAILQRRYPMPWKTFFLVLFCIFYFVSPIDLLPDVLPILGITDDVTFILLVLAVIRRDLDKYRATLTAPKDNVIDIGDINEHKK is encoded by the coding sequence ATGAGTAAAGCGATTTTACAGCGGCGTTATCCGATGCCGTGGAAAACGTTTTTTTTGGTATTATTTTGCATATTTTATTTCGTCAGTCCAATCGATTTACTACCGGATGTATTGCCGATTTTAGGTATTACCGATGACGTGACGTTTATATTACTCGTATTGGCGGTAATACGTCGCGATTTGGACAAATATCGTGCTACGCTAACCGCTCCCAAAGACAATGTAATAGACATCGGCGATATCAACGAGCATAAAAAATAG
- a CDS encoding NAD(+) synthase, translating into MQLGFIKVAAAVPQVRVGDCQYNLQQTLSLLHRAAKEGAELVVFPELGLTGYTCADLFHQSLLLDQAEHSLQQLLQQTSHLPLISAVGMPLRIGNALYNVAVVFQKGKILGVVPKSFLPNYAEFYEKRWFDSGAETEVSEIELAGQTVAFGTNLLFQYGPAVLGVELCEDLWVPIPPSSKAALAGANIILNLSASNELTGKHTYLEQLILQQSARCCCGYVYASAGIGESSTDLVFTGNGLIAENGAWLTRTARFVPSEQLVITEMDVEKLQAERRFRTSFAQEKTNPFRIIQAIAPARTKLQLTRSVAEHPFVPADGVKLAPRCEEIIQIQTHGLMQRLRHTHCQRVVLGISGGLDSTLALLVSVRAFDQLGLPRKGIIGVTMPCFGTTDRTYSNAISLMKALQITRKEINIRAAVTQHLKDLQHPLSSRDVTYENAQARERTQVLMDVANQQQALVIGTGDLSELALGWATYNGDHMSMYGVNAGVPKTLVRYLVHYSADSTNIASLKKTLTDILDTPVSPELLPPSGKNISQKTEDLVGPYELHDFFLYYFLRFGFSPAKIAFLAQYAFGKKYKKAIIKKWLLVFIKRFFSQQFKRSCLPDGPKVGSVSLSPRGDWRMPSDMSAALWTKEVEKL; encoded by the coding sequence ATGCAACTAGGATTTATAAAAGTAGCCGCGGCAGTTCCCCAAGTACGTGTCGGAGATTGCCAGTATAATTTACAACAAACTCTATCCTTACTGCATCGGGCAGCAAAGGAGGGAGCTGAATTGGTGGTATTTCCGGAATTGGGCCTTACCGGATATACTTGTGCGGATTTGTTTCATCAATCTTTGCTTTTAGACCAAGCCGAACACTCTCTGCAACAATTACTTCAACAAACTTCCCATTTGCCATTAATATCGGCGGTAGGAATGCCGCTGCGCATAGGGAACGCTTTGTACAATGTCGCCGTTGTTTTTCAGAAAGGTAAGATTTTAGGGGTAGTTCCCAAAAGTTTTTTACCCAATTATGCGGAGTTTTATGAAAAACGCTGGTTTGATAGCGGTGCTGAAACGGAAGTTTCGGAAATTGAGTTAGCCGGTCAAACCGTTGCTTTTGGGACCAACTTGCTATTCCAATATGGACCGGCTGTGCTAGGAGTGGAACTTTGTGAAGATTTATGGGTGCCGATTCCCCCTTCTTCTAAAGCGGCATTGGCCGGAGCTAACATTATCTTAAATTTGTCAGCCAGTAATGAACTAACCGGCAAGCATACTTATTTGGAACAATTAATCTTGCAACAATCCGCTCGTTGTTGTTGCGGATATGTATATGCTTCTGCGGGAATCGGAGAGTCTTCTACGGATTTAGTTTTTACAGGAAATGGTTTAATTGCGGAAAACGGCGCATGGCTAACGCGTACGGCTCGTTTTGTGCCCAGTGAACAATTAGTGATTACGGAAATGGACGTGGAAAAATTGCAGGCAGAACGCCGTTTTCGAACTTCTTTTGCGCAAGAAAAGACGAACCCGTTCCGTATCATTCAAGCAATTGCCCCCGCGCGCACAAAGTTGCAGCTTACACGTTCTGTAGCGGAGCATCCTTTTGTGCCGGCTGATGGCGTAAAATTGGCTCCGCGTTGTGAAGAAATTATCCAAATTCAAACGCATGGTTTAATGCAACGCTTGCGCCATACACATTGTCAACGGGTCGTACTAGGGATTTCCGGCGGACTGGATAGCACGTTGGCATTATTGGTGAGCGTACGTGCTTTTGATCAGCTGGGACTACCGCGCAAAGGTATTATAGGGGTTACCATGCCTTGTTTTGGCACAACGGACCGCACGTATTCTAACGCCATTTCTTTGATGAAAGCATTGCAAATTACCCGTAAGGAAATTAACATTCGGGCGGCTGTTACGCAACATCTAAAAGATTTACAACATCCTCTTTCTTCACGGGATGTGACGTATGAGAACGCACAAGCGCGCGAACGTACGCAGGTGCTAATGGATGTGGCAAACCAGCAACAGGCCTTGGTAATAGGTACAGGAGATTTATCGGAACTGGCTTTGGGTTGGGCTACATATAACGGGGATCACATGAGCATGTATGGAGTTAATGCCGGGGTTCCTAAAACATTGGTGCGATATTTGGTGCATTATAGTGCAGACAGCACGAATATCGCTTCTCTAAAAAAGACTTTAACGGATATTTTAGATACCCCTGTCAGTCCCGAACTGTTACCACCTTCCGGTAAGAATATTTCTCAGAAAACAGAAGATTTAGTAGGACCTTACGAGTTGCATGATTTCTTCTTGTATTACTTTTTGCGCTTTGGATTTTCTCCGGCCAAAATAGCTTTTTTAGCCCAGTATGCTTTCGGAAAAAAATATAAAAAAGCAATAATCAAGAAATGGCTGCTCGTTTTTATAAAACGTTTTTTTTCGCAACAATTTAAGCGTTCTTGTTTACCAGACGGTCCCAAAGTGGGATCGGTGAGTTTATCCCCCCGAGGAGATTGGCGCATGCCTTCGGATATGTCTGCAGCGTTGTGGACCAAAGAGGTGGAAAAATTGTAA
- a CDS encoding transcriptional coactivator p15/PC4 family protein gives MAESSFMRLQEIGVIKQEQGSEIQFSIDAYRGYRYASIRKYLTEGAYTGATRAGITLTPDIVKAVAPLLAALPDDPAQLQEVEIGKFAKRPGLSVIVRISEFRGSKGIDFRQWQEDAAYKGWTKKGIRLPAQKIKEIKTLFAQLAQALQNG, from the coding sequence ATGGCTGAAAGCAGTTTCATGCGTTTACAGGAAATAGGGGTTATTAAACAAGAGCAGGGAAGTGAAATTCAATTTTCTATCGATGCCTATCGGGGCTATCGATATGCGTCTATCCGTAAGTATTTAACGGAGGGTGCTTATACGGGAGCCACCCGTGCCGGAATTACCCTAACGCCGGATATTGTCAAAGCAGTAGCTCCTTTACTGGCGGCGCTTCCGGATGATCCGGCACAACTCCAAGAAGTAGAAATAGGTAAATTTGCCAAGCGTCCCGGTTTATCTGTGATTGTGCGTATCAGCGAATTTCGTGGCAGCAAAGGAATTGATTTCCGCCAATGGCAAGAAGATGCCGCCTATAAAGGATGGACCAAAAAAGGAATTCGCCTTCCGGCACAGAAAATAAAAGAGATTAAAACGCTTTTTGCTCAACTGGCACAAGCCCTACAAAATGGGTAA
- a CDS encoding AsmA family protein has protein sequence MKKLLKWVGILAGVAAVLLVAAFFTLKAIFPEEKIKSIIQTYAQNTLKREITFSDLSFNLIGITLKDLAISESTTFEQGTFIRADNVVVKLKLKPLLKKQINISTVGLKGLQINLIKDKEGKFNFEDLTQSSTTEPQEDTSSGSDSSTQFFDLLAEHVYTRNCAVFYKDQQENLQVSVTNLNVDVKDFDLTSPFDARLQFNLGYQDERQNISLPIKSNLTINLSNLDLAQAYVTLQNLDTNYREITLALKGGVKNFNQPTVNLQGLISGVSNTALAELAPDLPHFVLPNISFEADGVADLDNSLFTLSQAKLAVSDSSILAVGKVGWGGDTPSYNIQNDINLNLTQLASMTNLLDGFGMKGKITGQLTATDKKDKQDVHGTITLDKVAVQYPPVTVSEMSGNITLASLAEITSPKITGNLNQEPFSLSFTYKDLGSVLDILFQANLSKLKLDTFSTSSGSDTEQNVSDTPVETAPSSQSATAETLFNLKGTLTVGEIAVPYFSSTGASLNVSLTKASASLKQANGTISFDLQEGTINDLMTFVKDNKIVKILLLPLTLVKKVTSKLGINLFQPSENSGQIKFSSGSGTYQFNNGLMNIEETHFNSAISNMTATGNINFKTDALDMRVKATVLTSQTPIVIKIGGTTSNPSGKLDITKTAVSLVGGIVNYKTPGKVASSTVHTAKDAGKTVVNTGSQAVSSTVNTAVNTVKNISGLFKKDKEKNQ, from the coding sequence ATGAAAAAATTACTTAAATGGGTTGGTATCTTAGCCGGTGTGGCGGCTGTATTATTGGTGGCAGCGTTTTTTACGTTAAAGGCCATCTTTCCTGAAGAAAAAATTAAGTCCATTATACAAACGTATGCACAAAACACGTTGAAACGTGAAATTACTTTTTCGGACTTATCATTTAATCTGATTGGTATTACCTTAAAAGATTTAGCTATTTCGGAAAGTACAACTTTCGAGCAAGGCACTTTCATTCGAGCAGACAATGTTGTTGTAAAGCTGAAATTAAAACCGTTGCTTAAAAAGCAAATTAACATTTCTACCGTCGGGCTCAAGGGCTTACAGATAAACTTAATAAAAGATAAAGAGGGAAAATTTAATTTTGAGGATTTAACGCAATCTTCAACGACAGAACCGCAAGAGGATACTTCTTCCGGCAGCGATTCCTCTACACAATTCTTCGATTTGTTGGCCGAACATGTGTATACCAGAAACTGTGCCGTCTTTTATAAAGACCAACAAGAGAATTTACAAGTTTCCGTCACAAATTTGAATGTAGATGTTAAAGATTTTGATTTAACATCTCCCTTTGATGCACGGTTACAATTTAATCTTGGTTATCAAGATGAGCGACAAAACATTTCGCTTCCCATTAAAAGTAATTTAACGATTAATTTAAGCAATCTAGATCTTGCGCAGGCCTACGTCACCCTACAAAATTTAGATACGAATTATCGAGAAATTACCCTCGCTTTGAAGGGAGGCGTAAAAAACTTTAATCAGCCCACTGTAAATTTACAAGGGCTAATATCCGGTGTTTCGAACACAGCCCTGGCGGAATTAGCACCGGATTTACCCCATTTCGTATTACCGAATATTTCCTTTGAGGCAGATGGCGTAGCTGATTTGGATAACTCCTTGTTTACGCTATCACAGGCTAAATTGGCGGTATCGGACTCTTCCATATTAGCCGTCGGAAAGGTCGGTTGGGGGGGAGATACTCCGTCTTACAACATCCAAAACGATATCAATTTGAATCTCACTCAGTTAGCTTCCATGACAAACTTGCTGGATGGTTTTGGCATGAAAGGAAAGATTACCGGCCAATTGACCGCCACGGATAAAAAAGACAAACAAGATGTACATGGAACTATCACGTTAGATAAAGTGGCTGTACAATATCCGCCAGTCACCGTCTCAGAAATGAGCGGAAACATTACATTAGCCTCTTTGGCAGAAATTACTTCTCCCAAAATTACCGGTAATTTGAATCAAGAACCCTTCTCTCTCTCTTTTACCTACAAAGATTTGGGAAGCGTGCTGGATATCTTGTTTCAGGCCAATTTGTCTAAACTCAAATTAGATACTTTCTCTACTTCCTCTGGTAGCGATACGGAACAAAACGTTTCGGATACTCCTGTGGAAACGGCCCCCTCTTCACAAAGTGCTACTGCAGAAACGTTGTTTAACCTAAAAGGCACGCTTACTGTCGGAGAAATTGCCGTTCCCTATTTTTCGTCAACAGGTGCGAGCTTAAATGTATCCCTAACTAAAGCCAGCGCCTCACTCAAGCAGGCAAACGGCACTATATCTTTTGATTTGCAAGAAGGAACGATCAATGACTTAATGACTTTTGTAAAGGATAACAAAATTGTCAAAATTCTGCTTTTACCGCTTACACTAGTCAAGAAAGTGACCTCTAAACTTGGTATTAATCTATTCCAGCCATCGGAGAATTCCGGCCAGATTAAATTCTCTTCCGGTTCGGGTACTTATCAGTTTAATAATGGGCTGATGAATATAGAAGAAACCCACTTTAATTCCGCTATCAGCAATATGACCGCCACCGGGAATATTAACTTCAAAACCGATGCCTTAGACATGCGTGTAAAAGCCACCGTGTTAACTTCCCAAACACCTATTGTGATTAAAATCGGCGGCACAACTAGCAATCCGTCCGGCAAATTAGACATTACAAAAACTGCCGTATCGCTGGTGGGGGGAATTGTCAACTATAAGACTCCCGGAAAAGTGGCCAGTTCCACCGTACACACCGCCAAGGATGCCGGTAAAACGGTAGTAAATACAGGGTCTCAAGCTGTATCCTCTACCGTCAATACGGCTGTTAATACTGTAAAAAATATAAGCGGTTTATTTAAGAAAGATAAGGAAAAAAATCAATAA
- a CDS encoding protein kinase, which translates to MLDAQTLVGKEISGCEILAKVAEGGMGAVFKARHKALNRIVCVKILSPNLANDKKAVSLFLTEARAIAELDHPNIVNVYNVGKEQGYYFIVMSFVEGQTLSAMLKKERVLPIGRILDLFEGVLKGLAVAHEKGIIHRDIKPSNILITPEGKPKIVDFGIAKKVDKETGSTKTTELAGTAYFIAPEQALGKEIDPRADLYSIGASMYYVLTGHFPYNGKNTVEIIQKHINEPVPNPAKLRPEMPGWLSLAIQKLMSKNPDDRFQTAKETYLYFNKMRAEEQLRIKTKQGRGAIDLGIEGPLHIAKEEKFSTETIRQNRAQDIYRSMSSTQPHKHTQPETQMPNLNDLPSATDAPVPSKSVSAPAPEPADMIVPPAALQQTPQAKQVVQHKTTLPRTALQLAIWLPIFVVSTLLIGYVFLTLGRICSVYTSDNMGIIHNLLAPFYSGHMEPNQLLFSALAIITIACIFVLASLRAYMKSTLILLTLAITCYLAGVFTPNVEFFNLSQLGQYILSPEYYFCYLMLAVSLAISLCWRMDRSPAQRLLAASLIILSGVLVYRATSLTVLPDWSAVLTKILFAGGFLFSLLALYHVALKEEKAVLLPTFCLLAGVGCFWLYNVSGLAGNLTTTLNTLVDTIPMEKPTEQQKNDDSDSDIIYLENKPIVLKAFAQDKAINYMPEEEKQKFLVNALNTYAAEAIEPEAYPFFVSMLSDYYMHGPSNTKFAIWDHAISYPVDNFNRHAQENNAYYFLVLLLFFSAVYSCVSSLLFKEDL; encoded by the coding sequence ATGCTCGATGCACAAACGTTAGTCGGCAAAGAAATTTCCGGCTGTGAGATTTTAGCAAAAGTAGCCGAAGGGGGAATGGGCGCCGTTTTCAAAGCTCGTCACAAAGCTCTGAACCGTATCGTCTGCGTTAAAATTTTAAGTCCCAATTTAGCCAATGATAAAAAGGCAGTCAGTTTATTTCTGACTGAGGCGCGTGCTATTGCCGAACTAGACCACCCAAACATCGTCAACGTGTACAATGTAGGAAAAGAGCAGGGCTACTATTTTATCGTGATGTCCTTTGTGGAAGGACAAACTTTGTCGGCTATGCTGAAAAAAGAACGCGTGCTCCCTATTGGCCGAATCTTAGATTTGTTTGAGGGCGTACTAAAAGGATTAGCCGTAGCTCACGAAAAAGGAATCATTCACCGTGACATTAAACCCTCCAACATTTTAATCACTCCGGAGGGAAAGCCCAAAATAGTAGATTTTGGTATCGCTAAAAAAGTCGATAAAGAAACCGGTTCTACCAAAACCACAGAACTGGCCGGTACTGCATATTTTATTGCGCCCGAACAGGCTTTAGGGAAGGAAATTGATCCACGCGCCGATTTATACTCCATCGGTGCCAGCATGTATTATGTGCTGACGGGTCATTTCCCGTATAACGGCAAAAACACGGTTGAAATTATTCAAAAACATATTAACGAACCTGTTCCTAATCCGGCTAAATTACGTCCAGAAATGCCCGGTTGGTTATCCTTGGCTATTCAAAAATTAATGAGCAAAAACCCGGATGACCGTTTCCAAACCGCGAAAGAAACCTATTTATACTTTAATAAAATGCGCGCGGAAGAGCAGTTGCGCATTAAAACCAAACAAGGCAGAGGAGCCATTGATTTAGGCATAGAAGGTCCTCTCCATATTGCAAAAGAAGAAAAATTTTCGACGGAAACTATCCGCCAAAATCGGGCACAAGACATATATCGTTCTATGTCGTCTACGCAACCGCATAAGCATACGCAACCTGAAACACAGATGCCCAATTTGAATGATTTGCCGTCAGCAACAGATGCTCCAGTTCCTTCCAAGTCCGTTTCTGCTCCAGCACCTGAGCCGGCCGATATGATCGTGCCACCGGCGGCCTTACAACAAACGCCGCAAGCTAAACAAGTGGTCCAGCATAAGACGACCCTGCCACGCACAGCATTGCAACTGGCCATTTGGTTACCCATTTTCGTGGTGTCTACCTTGTTAATCGGATATGTGTTTTTGACCTTAGGACGCATTTGCTCGGTATATACGTCTGATAATATGGGTATTATCCATAATTTATTGGCCCCCTTCTATTCCGGCCATATGGAACCCAATCAACTACTTTTCTCCGCTTTAGCGATTATCACTATTGCGTGTATCTTTGTCTTGGCCTCGTTGCGCGCCTATATGAAGAGCACACTTATTTTGCTTACGTTGGCTATCACGTGTTACTTAGCCGGTGTATTTACTCCTAATGTAGAGTTTTTCAATCTTTCTCAGCTTGGCCAATACATTTTATCACCGGAGTATTATTTCTGCTATCTGATGTTGGCTGTATCGTTGGCGATTTCGCTCTGTTGGAGAATGGATCGTTCTCCGGCACAACGATTGTTGGCGGCCTCTTTGATTATTCTTTCCGGCGTTTTAGTTTACAGAGCGACCTCTCTGACAGTATTGCCGGACTGGAGTGCCGTGCTCACAAAGATCCTATTTGCCGGTGGATTTTTATTCAGTCTTCTGGCTCTATATCACGTGGCACTAAAAGAGGAAAAAGCGGTCTTGTTACCCACTTTTTGTTTGCTGGCAGGTGTCGGCTGTTTTTGGTTATACAACGTGTCTGGCTTGGCGGGCAATCTCACTACTACCTTGAACACGTTAGTAGATACTATCCCTATGGAAAAACCGACAGAACAGCAAAAAAATGATGATTCTGACTCCGATATCATATATTTGGAAAATAAACCTATCGTGCTAAAAGCGTTTGCACAAGATAAAGCCATCAATTATATGCCGGAAGAAGAAAAACAGAAATTCTTGGTCAATGCCTTAAACACTTACGCAGCCGAGGCCATCGAACCGGAAGCCTATCCGTTCTTTGTATCTATGCTAAGTGACTATTACATGCATGGCCCATCCAATACCAAATTTGCTATATGGGATCACGCTATTAGTTATCCGGTAGATAATTTTAACCGCCATGCTCAAGAGAATAATGCTTATTATTTCCTCGTTCTGTTATTATTCTTTTCAGCCGTGTACAGTTGTGTTAGCAGCTTATTGTTCAAAGAGGATCTATGA